In the Candidatus Methylomirabilota bacterium genome, GTGCCCTTGCGCTGCCGGGCCGAGACCTCGATGCGCACGCTCGCCGGGAACGACGTGGCCCGCGCGGGGGCGAGCAGGCACGGAGCGGAGGCGCCGATGTTCTCGACGACGTAGCCGCCGTCGGAGTAGGACGACCGGCAGATCGTGCCCTGGGCTGCCGGCCAGTTGATCGGTGATTTCAGCGCGTCCTCGAAGATCACGCGCGGCCCACCGGCGGCCCGCGGACGCGAATCCGGACTCGGCGCGCACGCGGCCGCGGCGATCGTCGCGGTCAGCGCGAGCGTCAGCACGAGCCGGGACATCGAGCGCCTCCCAGGATGACGAGATGTGAGAGCTTCTGGCCGACAGCTCCCTCATCTTTTACACTACCCGGGGTTCCCCCGACAACGAAACGCGGGAGGTAGCGCATGCGCGGCGTGGTCTTCACCGGCAATCGGCAGCTCGAGCTCCGCGAATTCCCCGATCCGACCCCCGGCCCCGGCGAGGTGGTGCTCGAGATCAAGGCCTCGGGCATGTGCGGCAGCGATCTGAAGTTCTATCGCGCGGCTGGCAACGAGGCGGCCTCGCTCGGTCTCGGCGGCAGCGGCAAGCAGGTGATCGCCGGACACGAGCCCTGCGGGGTGATCGCCGCGGTCGGCCCCGGGGTGAGCGAGGCCGAGGGCCGGGTGGGCCAGCGGGTGATGAACCATCACTACGTCGGCTGCGGTCGCTGCAAGCACTGCCGGGTCGGCTGGTCGCAGCTCTGCCGGAGCGGCATCACCGTGTTCGGGGTCACCGGCGACGGCGCGCACGCGCGCTACATGAAGGTGCCGGCGCGCACCAACGTGCCGCTGCCCGACGAGCTCAGCTTCGAGGAGGGCGCCGCGGTGTCCTGCGGCACCGGGACCGCCTACGGCGCGCTCAAGCGCCTCGACGTCTCGGGCCGGGACACCCTGGCCGTGTTCGGTCAGGGACCGGTCGGCCTGTCCGCGACCATGCTGGCGTCGGCGATGGGCGCGCGCGTGATCGCCGTCGACATCGCGGCCGAGCGGCTGGCCCTGGCCCGCGAGCTCGGGGCCGACGCGGTGGTCAACTCGCGCGAGACCGATCCGGTGAAGGCCATCCACGAGCTGACCCGGGGCGAGGGCGCGGAGACGACCATGGACTGCACCGGGCTACCCGAGCCGCGGGTGGCCGCGGTGAAGAGCACCGCCACCTGGGGTCGGATGTGCTTCGTCGGGGAGGGCGGCGCCACCAGCTTCGACATCAGCAGCGACCTGATCCGCCGCCAGCTCACCCTGGTGGCCTCGTGGACGTTCAGCAGCATGGGCCAGTGGGAGTGCGCGCGCTTCGTGGCCGAGCGAAAGATTCCGCTCGGCCGGCTGCTCACCAACCGCTTCCGGCTCGATCAGGCCACCGAGGCCTACAAGCTCTTCGACACCCAGACCACCGGCAAGGGCGTCTTCACCAGCTTCTAGCCCACGGCCACGGAGACATCATGCCCGACGTCAGCATCCTCGGCATCCCCGGAAGTTTGCGCCGCGGCTCCTTCAATCGGATGGCGCTCGACGCCGCCCGGGCGCTCGTGCCCGCGGGCGCCACGCTCGAGATCTTCGGGCTGGAGGACATTCCCTCCTTCAACCAGGACCTCGAGAAGCAGCCGCCCGCCCGCGTGGTCGAGCTGAAGGCCCGGGTGCGGGCCGCCGACGCGATCTT is a window encoding:
- a CDS encoding zinc-binding dehydrogenase, with protein sequence MRGVVFTGNRQLELREFPDPTPGPGEVVLEIKASGMCGSDLKFYRAAGNEAASLGLGGSGKQVIAGHEPCGVIAAVGPGVSEAEGRVGQRVMNHHYVGCGRCKHCRVGWSQLCRSGITVFGVTGDGAHARYMKVPARTNVPLPDELSFEEGAAVSCGTGTAYGALKRLDVSGRDTLAVFGQGPVGLSATMLASAMGARVIAVDIAAERLALARELGADAVVNSRETDPVKAIHELTRGEGAETTMDCTGLPEPRVAAVKSTATWGRMCFVGEGGATSFDISSDLIRRQLTLVASWTFSSMGQWECARFVAERKIPLGRLLTNRFRLDQATEAYKLFDTQTTGKGVFTSF